CCGACGAAATAAGCTCAGGCGACCTAAGCCAAAGAGTAAATTTAACCGGCCCCGAAGACGAGCTTAAAAAACTTGCCGACACCCTCGATAAAATGATTGAAAAACTCGATAATCTTTTTAAAGGTCAAAAAAGTTTCTTTACAGATATCTCTCATGAGCTTAAAACACCGCTGACCATTGCCAGGGGAGAAATCGATGTGGCCTTACGAAACCCAAAGTCCACAAAAACAGAGTTAAAAAGTGCGTTAAAAAGTGCTCAAGAAGAGCTGAAAAAGATGAGCTCCATGGTAAATGACCTCTTAAGTTTGGCCAGGAAAGAAAGCTACAAAGACAAGCTTTCTATTAAAAAAATTTCAGTTAAAAAGTTTTTAAATGAAATTGCGAAAAAATCCGGGACTATCGTAAAATCTAAAGGAACCAAGCTTAAAGTGGAAGATTTTAAGGATTTCACATTTAAAGGAGATGCGAAAAAATTACAAAGACTCATGCTTAGTTTAATAGATAACGCGGTTAAACATATATCCAAAAAAGGTGAAATAGTGCTTAAAGCAGAACAAAAAAGCGGATTTGCAATTTTAAGCATCTCAGATAACGGCGTTGGAATACCTGCAGAAGATATTCCTTTTATATTTGAAAGATTTTATAGAGGCGATAAAAGCAAGGATGCCTCGGGTGGAACCGGATTCGGCCTGACTATTGCTAAAAAAATTGCTGAAGCCCACGGCGGAAAAATCGAAGTTGAAAGCGTCCCCAATAAAATAACCACCTTCTCAGTTTATCTGCCCATCAGTTGAGAGTCTCTTAGTCGGGAGTCGGAAGTTCACCCCCACCTGAATCCTCCCCCATCAAGGGGGAGGGAAAGAATAAGATTGCGGCGAGTAAGAAAATGAAGAAACTAAGTTTCACAATGAAAAAACTGCCTGAGTAAGCAGGCCGGGTAATCCGGTGGTTTATAGCACTAAGTAAGAGGTGGCTGTTAACTCCACCTCTTACTCTTTATTCGCTGGTTTTTCTTATTTCACTAAGTCTGATACTAAAATAATTTATCGGAAATAAAAGCAAAGTGTAAAGCGCGAAGCAGAGGACAAGTGGAACCCCGATAAACAAAATGAGCCACATTATTCCCTGTAAAATTTTGCCCGCTGAGAAAAGTTCAATCATGCCGGAAGAAAAATAAGCTACGACTGCTATTGATAGTCCAATCCAAATAGCCGTTGCCACAATTCGCCATATCTTTAACAATTTCACAACACTAAACCTCCATAAACAAATCTGTACTTAAGTATTTGTCACCGTTGTCCGGAAATATTATTACCACTATGCCGCTATCCATCATACTCGCTTGCCTTTGCGCTTCATGCATAGCTATCCCAGACGAAATCCCCACAAAAATTCCCTCTTTTTTCGCAAGTTCTCTGGCGGTTCTAAAAGCATCTTCATCTTCAGCTATAATTTTTTCACTTAAAATATTTTCATCATATATCAAGGGAACATACCCTTCATCCAAGCATTTAAGACCTTGAATTTTTGAGTCCATTCTCGGCTCAACGCCAATAATTTTTACGTTTGGATTAACCTCTTTAAGTCTCTTGCCTATCCCCATAATTGTCCCGCTTGTCCCAATTCCGGCAACAAAAACATCCACCTTCCCAACCTGTTTTAAGATTTCTTGACTCGTCGTTTCGTAATGAGTAAGCACGTTGTTGGGATTTTCAAATTGTTTTGTCGCAAAATACTTGGGATCTTTGGCAAGTTCTTCGGCTTTCTTGATAGCTCCGGGCATCTTCTCATCAGCCGACGTAAGCAGAATTTCGGCGCCAAAAGCTCTTAAAATCTTTCTGCGTTCAATACTCATGGATTCAGGCATAACAATTAAACATTTATAACCTTTAACTGCCGAAACTAAAGCAAGACCGATTCCGGTGTTCCCGCTGGTTGCCTCAATAATAACTTTGTCTTTGGTGAGCTCCCCGGACTCCTCAGCCTTCTCTATTATATATTTGGCAACCCGATCTTTAATGGAGCCACCGGGATTAAATCCTTCAAGTTTTGCGTAAATAGTAACCTTGGGATTAGGATTTAACTTGTTGATTTTTACAACAGGAGTATTTCCTATAAGTTCCAGAATATTTTCAGCCATCGTTCCTCCAAGTTAGTTATTAACCTTATTAGTCCCGCCAGAGGCGGGCAAGCGGTAGTTTTTTAGTTTTGAGATTACTTTGTCACTTCGTTCCTCGTAATGACGAGAAAGAATTGCTCCTTAATCCTTACCCCTTACTTCTTCCAAAACCAACTCTTTCCTCGCTGGTTTTTTATCTTTAATTTCTATAGCATTATCTATAATCGTATCGGCTCGGTCAAGTAACTTCAAATCATTTGCATGAATTTCAATTAAAACATCGCTCGCTTCAACATGGTCCCCAACCTTGTGTTTCAAAATAATGCCTACGGAACTATCTATCTTATCATCCTTAGTTACGCGTCCGGCCCCCAGTTCAAAAGCGGCCTTTCCGACTGCTTCCGCATTAATTGACGAAATATAGCCACCAGTCGGTGCCAGATAATCAGAAACAATCTTGGCTTTAGGTAAAATATCATAATTATCAATTACCCCCGAATCTCCACCCTGAGCTTCGATAAACTGAGCAAATTTATCAAGTGACTTACCCGAAAAAAGAACGTTCTTCAGCTTTTCTTTAGCCGATTTAACATCCTTTTCAATCTCACCCAAAACAAGCATCTGCGAGCCAAGAGCAAGACAAAGTTCCGTTAAATCTTTGGGCCCCTGCCCTTTAAGCGTGTTTATTGCTTCTTTAACTTCAAGAGCATTCCCCACTGCATGTCCTAAAGGCTCATCCATATTTGTAATTAAAGCAATCGTTTTTCGTCCGGCTATTTGGCCAATATTTACCATCAATTTAGCCAATTCATTAGCTTCGTCAAAATTTTTCATAAAAGCGCCGGAGCCAACCTTTACATCTAAAACAATTGCATCCGCCCCACCGGCTATCTTTTTGC
This portion of the Candidatus Oleimmundimicrobium sp. genome encodes:
- a CDS encoding ATP-binding protein, with product MFRSFKTKLIIRYALILVFILALFSGIVYSYAGQQTYSRIDRTLLSRLERIENSESLHFKKLRGVGIKGAGSGQLFFEEILGSQGEVVFANVILEENLIVIDKNILTQVKNKPLIVSGTLTDNSAVRIGIKRVNDNYFVCALPLYESEQNMLSLGMSLLAGNIIFIIIAIVSGLFFVNRALRPIKIITEKADEISSGDLSQRVNLTGPEDELKKLADTLDKMIEKLDNLFKGQKSFFTDISHELKTPLTIARGEIDVALRNPKSTKTELKSALKSAQEELKKMSSMVNDLLSLARKESYKDKLSIKKISVKKFLNEIAKKSGTIVKSKGTKLKVEDFKDFTFKGDAKKLQRLMLSLIDNAVKHISKKGEIVLKAEQKSGFAILSISDNGVGIPAEDIPFIFERFYRGDKSKDASGGTGFGLTIAKKIAEAHGGKIEVESVPNKITTFSVYLPIS
- a CDS encoding cysteine synthase family protein translates to MAENILELIGNTPVVKINKLNPNPKVTIYAKLEGFNPGGSIKDRVAKYIIEKAEESGELTKDKVIIEATSGNTGIGLALVSAVKGYKCLIVMPESMSIERRKILRAFGAEILLTSADEKMPGAIKKAEELAKDPKYFATKQFENPNNVLTHYETTSQEILKQVGKVDVFVAGIGTSGTIMGIGKRLKEVNPNVKIIGVEPRMDSKIQGLKCLDEGYVPLIYDENILSEKIIAEDEDAFRTARELAKKEGIFVGISSGIAMHEAQRQASMMDSGIVVIIFPDNGDKYLSTDLFMEV
- a CDS encoding pyrimidine-nucleoside phosphorylase; the encoded protein is KKRDGEKLTSKELGFMVQGFVEGEITDYQMSAFLMACYIRGLDVDETSNLTKTMVFSGKQVDLSTIAGIKVDKHSTGGVGDKTTLIVAPLVAAAGVPVAKMSGRGLGHTGGTIDKLESIPGFNPYLEENEFIRQVSEIGIAVVGATENVNPADKKIYALRDVTATVSSIPLIASSIMSKKIAGGADAIVLDVKVGSGAFMKNFDEANELAKLMVNIGQIAGRKTIALITNMDEPLGHAVGNALEVKEAINTLKGQGPKDLTELCLALGSQMLVLGEIEKDVKSAKEKLKNVLFSGKSLDKFAQFIEAQGGDSGVIDNYDILPKAKIVSDYLAPTGGYISSINAEAVGKAAFELGAGRVTKDDKIDSSVGIILKHKVGDHVEASDVLIEIHANDLKLLDRADTIIDNAIEIKDKKPARKELVLEEVRGKD